From the Nitrososphaera sp. genome, the window TATGGTGCAAAGGTAGTGGTATTTCACGTCATCCCGATTGGCGAATTTGTCAGGGCGCTTGGAACCTTTGGCCCCTATTTTCCAGAGCCTGTCCAGAAGCAAATCGATAGCCTAAAGTCCCAGTCGTTTGCGTGGCTGGAAAAGATAAGGCAGTCTGCAGAGAGACAGGGAGTGGATGTCGAGGTGGAGGCGCAGGTAAGCACGAACTCGATAGTCAAGACCATCACCGACTATGCCGACAGGGAGGAATTTGACCTGGTAGTGATGGGGACAAGGGGCGAAACGGAAGTCGCCAAGATGCTCCTTGGCAGCGTCGCTTCCGGGGTGCTCAACAACCTCGACAAGACCATCGTCGTCGTAAAGTAGTCCTACTGCTTTGCACTCACGCCGCCGTCGACCATCATGACCGTGCCGGTTATCCATTTTGCGTCGTCAGAGCACATGTAGGCCACCGCGCCCGCAATGTCCGACGGC encodes:
- a CDS encoding universal stress protein — its product is MKISKILVPVDLSDNALRAADYATDLALKYGAKVVVFHVIPIGEFVRALGTFGPYFPEPVQKQIDSLKSQSFAWLEKIRQSAERQGVDVEVEAQVSTNSIVKTITDYADREEFDLVVMGTRGETEVAKMLLGSVASGVLNNLDKTIVVVK